In Capsicum annuum cultivar UCD-10X-F1 chromosome 7, UCD10Xv1.1, whole genome shotgun sequence, one genomic interval encodes:
- the LOC124885766 gene encoding uncharacterized protein LOC124885766, with protein sequence MDGYKLWYSGSDRWRNGVGILVDEKIREQVGLGEEEKRSFWKVLEEVIRDVPSLEKLFLGGDFNGHIKHLLIRYDDMHGGFGFGERIDEGTSLLDFARAFGLVVVNSSFSKKEEHLVTFCNRIAKTQIDFLLLRKGDRALCKDYKVFLNENLATQHRLLVMDLVIKMGKKRRGGEGRPRVKWGGLTPISALEIEAKLEGMGAWEIRGDVDSMWDRAVGCIKETSREVLGVSRGWSGRYRGDW encoded by the exons atgGATGGGTATAAGTTGTGGTATTCAGGTAGTGATAGGTGGAGGAATGGAGTAGGTATCTTAGTGGATGAAAAGATTAGGGAGCAG GTGGGCCTGGGCGAGGAGGAGAAGAGGAGTTTTTGGAAGGTATTGGAAGAGGTGATTCGAGACGTGCCTAGTTTGGAAAAGCTTTTCTTAGGAGGGGACTTTAATGGGCATATCAAGCACTTGTTGATAAGATACGATGATATGCATGGTGGATTTGGTTTTGGGGAAAGGATTGATGAGGGTACTTCTTTATTGGATTTTGCTAGGGCTTTTGgattggtggtagtgaattccagCTTTTCGAAGAAAGAGGAGCATCTGGTTACTTTTTGTAATAGGATAGCcaagacccaaattgactttttgctgcttaggaagggggatagagcttTGTGTAAGGACTATAAGGTTTTTTTGAATGAGAATCTTGCGACCCAACATAGACTTCTGGTGATGGATTTGGTTATTAAGATGGGCAAGAAGAGGAGGGGTGGGGAGGGTCGACCTAGAGttaagtggggtggcttgacTCCGATCAGTGCTTTAGAGATAGAGGCAAAGTTAGAAGGGATGGGGGCGTGGGAGATTCggggggatgtggatagtatgtgggatagggcggtgGGTTGCATTAAAGAGACTTCTAGAGAGGTTTTAGGTGTCTCTAGGGGATGGTCTGGCCGGTATCGGGGGGACTGGTGA